In the genome of Olsenella profusa DSM 13989, one region contains:
- the leuC gene encoding 3-isopropylmalate dehydratase large subunit — translation MSRPMTMAEKILADHAGLEEVVPGQLIECDLDGVLANDITAPIAIKTVREIGAGIWDRDKIFLVPDHYSPNKDIKSAEQTKVTRDFAHEMGITHYFEQGCMGIEHALLPEQGIVVPGDLVIGADSHTCTYGGIGAFSTGVGSTDAGVGMATGRAWFKVPETIRFEIEGELPEGASAKDIILHVIGRIGVDGALYCAMEFAGSTIEHLSIEGRLTIANMAIEAGGKAGLFEVDDRCRAYVERRAEHALRAYHPDEDASYRQVIHIDAADVIPTVSWPHLPSNTHPVFESRHIAIDQAVIGSCTNGRIEDMRAAADVLRGRTVDPSVRCIVIPATQGVWLQCVHEGLMDVFIDAHCVVSTPTCGPCLGGYMGILAAGERCVSSTNRNFVGRMGDPTSEVYLASPAVAAASAVAGHIALPQDLS, via the coding sequence ATGTCACGCCCCATGACCATGGCAGAGAAGATCCTCGCCGACCACGCCGGCCTCGAGGAGGTCGTCCCCGGACAGCTCATCGAGTGCGACCTCGATGGCGTGCTCGCCAACGACATCACGGCCCCCATCGCCATCAAGACGGTGCGAGAGATCGGTGCGGGCATCTGGGACAGGGACAAGATCTTCCTCGTGCCTGACCACTATTCCCCCAACAAGGACATCAAGAGCGCCGAGCAGACCAAGGTCACACGTGACTTCGCCCATGAGATGGGCATCACGCACTACTTCGAGCAGGGCTGCATGGGCATCGAGCATGCCCTCCTGCCCGAGCAGGGCATCGTGGTCCCCGGCGACCTCGTGATTGGTGCCGACTCCCACACCTGCACCTACGGCGGCATCGGCGCCTTCTCCACGGGTGTGGGCTCCACGGATGCCGGTGTGGGCATGGCCACCGGCCGCGCCTGGTTCAAGGTGCCCGAGACCATCCGCTTCGAGATCGAGGGCGAGCTGCCCGAGGGGGCCTCGGCCAAGGACATCATCCTCCACGTGATCGGCCGGATCGGCGTGGATGGCGCCCTCTACTGCGCCATGGAGTTCGCCGGATCCACCATCGAGCATCTCTCCATCGAGGGGCGCCTGACCATCGCCAACATGGCCATCGAGGCTGGCGGCAAGGCGGGCCTCTTCGAGGTGGATGACAGGTGTCGCGCGTACGTCGAGCGGCGCGCCGAGCATGCCCTGCGCGCGTACCACCCCGACGAGGACGCCTCCTACCGGCAGGTCATCCACATCGACGCGGCGGACGTCATCCCCACCGTCTCCTGGCCCCACCTCCCCTCCAACACCCACCCCGTCTTTGAGAGCCGCCACATCGCCATCGACCAGGCGGTCATCGGCTCCTGCACGAACGGTCGCATCGAAGACATGCGGGCCGCGGCAGACGTCCTGCGCGGACGCACCGTCGACCCCTCCGTTCGCTGCATCGTGATCCCCGCCACCCAGGGCGTGTGGCTCCAGTGCGTGCACGAGGGCCTCATGGACGTCTTCATCGACGCCCACTGTGTGGTCTCCACCCCCACCTGCGGACCCTGTCTGGGCGGCTACATGGGCATCCTGGCAGCCGGCGAGCGCTGCGTGAGCTCCACCAACCGCAACTTCGTCGGACGCATGGGTGACCCCACCTCCGAGGTCTATCTGGCCTCGCCGGCCGTCGCCGCCGCCTCGGCCGTCGCGGGACACATCGCCCTGCCGCAGGACCTGAGCTAG